CGAATGACTCTCTATTTGCAGCGGTTAACTCTGATGTGAAAGTTCCTTACACTTATATGTCTAAAGGTAAATTAGACCCTGCGGTTGATTCAGTAGTATTTAACCTTCCTGCAGGGAGCTTTTATGGTCCTAAATTTTCAGGTAATTCTTATAAACTAGTTAAAGTTATTGATACTCGTTTTTCACCTGATTCAGTGAAAGCAAGTCACATCTTAATTGATCCATCTAAACTGGGTGGTGTTGATAAAGCTAAAAAACTAGCTGATTCATTAAGAACACTGGTTCAAAACGGTGCGAACTTCGCTACACTTGCAAAGCAATATAGCATTGATGGTTCTAAAGATAAAGGTGGCGAGCTTGGTACATTTAGCCGTGGTCAAATGGTGCCTATATTTGAAGAAGCTGCATTTAATGGTAAACCTGGTGATCTTAAAGTGGTAACTTCTCAATTTGGGGTACACTTAATTAAAATCGAGAAGCAAGTTGGTTCTTCAAAAGTAGCGAAGCTTGCCTATGTAGAAAAAGGATTGGTTTCAAGTAACAAAACGAGAGATGCAGCTTATAAAAAAGCGAGCAGCTTCCTGAACGAAGTTAACAGCAATAATTTTGCAGAACTGGCACAGAAAAATGGCTATACCATTGGCGTAGCAGATAAAGTTACTCCAACTCAAGGTTTTGCTCCTGGCTTAGACAATCCACGTCAATTGATCCGTGATGCTTATGCAGCAGATAAAGGTGATGTACTTAAGGATGTTTATCAAATGGACAATTCTTATGTGGTTGCACGTGTAACTGATGTTAAGCCAAAAGGAACACTTTCTCTTGAAGCCGTTAAAAAAGACATAGAGCCAATGGTTCGCAATGCAGTTAAAGCTAAAATGCTTACAGAAAAAGCAAACAAAGCATTAGAAGGCGCAGCTAAGATTGATCAGGTAGCTCAAAAATTAGGTAAGCCGGTGAACCCTGTAGAGAATATTGTATTTGCTAACCCAATTATCCCAGGTGCATCCCAGGAAAATAAATTGGTTGGAAGTGTATTTGGTTCTCAACCAGGAAAACTTTCAAAAGCGATAGATGGCAACATGGGTGTATATGTGTTTTCAGTAGATGGATTTAGTAATCCGGCTCCTCTGGCCAATACTTACAAGCAAAAAGAAGCTATGATGCAGGCTAACGGACAACGTTCTTTAGGTGCGGCATTCCAGGCATTGCAAGATAAAAGCAAGATAAAAGACAATAGGGTGAAATTCTATTAATCTTATTTTACGTAATTTTGTAGCCGGAAGCCTTATCGCTTCCGGCTTTTTTTATATTTAATGATATTAGGAATATGGATATTCAGGAAAATTTCGTTAACAAAGTAGCGGCAAGTGGTTTGATTACACTCAACCTTGAGGATTATTTCCATCATGGTGAGCGTATTGTTTACGATATAAAAGAGAATCTTTTCCACGGCCTGATGTTACGAGAGAAAGATTTTAGGGAGTTTATAAAGAATAATGACTGGTCTGTCTATACCGGCAAAAATGTAGCCATCATTTGTAGTGCAGATGCGATCGTTCCAACATGGGCTTATATGCTACTGGCCAATAAAATGAAACCTTATGCCAATGAGGTCGTTTTTGGAAGTCTGGAAACATTGGAGTCGGTGTTATTTACCAAAGCCCTGGCTAAAATAAATCTGGAAGCTTTTGCCGGAGAGCGCGTAGTCATTAAAGGCTGTGCAGATATAGATGTTACTGTTGCTGCTTATGTAGAAATAACCAATTTATTGACCCCTGTTGTGAAGAGCATCATGTACGGTGAGCCATGCTCTACCGTGCCAATTTACAAGCGTAAAGATTAATTGGTTTGCTTTTTGTTTTAGCTCCATTATGAGAATATCCCTATTGTTTGCAATTGTTGCATTTCTAAGTTTTAAGGGGGTAGCCCAGGAGCTGCCTTTTGTAGATGAACCTGTTTTTCAGGCGGGCGAAGTATTGAAGTATAAATTGAAATATGGTTTTATTACTGCTGCCGAAGGAGAAATTCGGGTGCAGGAATCGGACCTGAAATTTGATGGGAAGCCCACCTACAAATTGTTGGTTGATGGTGGAACATCAGGGACATTTGATATTTTTTACAAAATAAGGGATCATTATGATTCATTTATAGATAAGGATAATTTAAAGCCTTATTTCTATCAGGAAAATATACGTGAAGGTGGATACCGCAG
This is a stretch of genomic DNA from Candidatus Pedobacter colombiensis. It encodes these proteins:
- a CDS encoding peptidylprolyl isomerase; protein product: MGLMTFLRNRAGYILIGTIGFAIVAFLVGDAIKVGKPFWAESQKVVGSVDGEEISIDQFGPKVDQSLAQFKQQYGGSGNAQMQAMAVDNVWQGEVAGILLGKEYARLGLTVSGDELFDLLQGKNPSPLIVQYFGNPQTGEVNRAEIINSLKQQDKNPQLKQQWGLLQHEIEKQALQKKYANLISNSIYVTTLEANDEYLNRNKLASFKYTLLDYASIPDATVKPTEADYADYYNENKKRFDNPTETRSFEYVAFSVSPTKSDSAAVKAQVDKLAADFKTAANDSLFAAVNSDVKVPYTYMSKGKLDPAVDSVVFNLPAGSFYGPKFSGNSYKLVKVIDTRFSPDSVKASHILIDPSKLGGVDKAKKLADSLRTLVQNGANFATLAKQYSIDGSKDKGGELGTFSRGQMVPIFEEAAFNGKPGDLKVVTSQFGVHLIKIEKQVGSSKVAKLAYVEKGLVSSNKTRDAAYKKASSFLNEVNSNNFAELAQKNGYTIGVADKVTPTQGFAPGLDNPRQLIRDAYAADKGDVLKDVYQMDNSYVVARVTDVKPKGTLSLEAVKKDIEPMVRNAVKAKMLTEKANKALEGAAKIDQVAQKLGKPVNPVENIVFANPIIPGASQENKLVGSVFGSQPGKLSKAIDGNMGVYVFSVDGFSNPAPLANTYKQKEAMMQANGQRSLGAAFQALQDKSKIKDNRVKFY
- a CDS encoding DUF2480 family protein, with the protein product MDIQENFVNKVAASGLITLNLEDYFHHGERIVYDIKENLFHGLMLREKDFREFIKNNDWSVYTGKNVAIICSADAIVPTWAYMLLANKMKPYANEVVFGSLETLESVLFTKALAKINLEAFAGERVVIKGCADIDVTVAAYVEITNLLTPVVKSIMYGEPCSTVPIYKRKD